Proteins encoded by one window of Lactobacillus paragasseri:
- a CDS encoding PRD domain-containing protein produces MKITRILNNSAVISENQDHEEIIALGKGIAYGKKVGDEFDKRKIYKIFTPLSDSQRKLLLETIHETDPIFFQISQKIVDRLKHEENIELADSVYITLTDHLATSVERAKKGLYLSNKFIWEVKNYYPKEYRYGLWALKLLDAQFDLNFPEDEAGFIAVHIISGELGNDISDFSKSVDFIKSITKIVRYYFHIDIDYQSLNYNRFAVHLKFFWKAMMYKKDQSSFGDLSREILNVIKNSDIEAYKCALKIKEYISEKYNYELNNEEIMYLAIHINKIVHGEEK; encoded by the coding sequence ATGAAGATAACTAGAATTTTAAACAATAGCGCTGTGATTAGTGAAAACCAAGATCATGAAGAAATTATAGCTCTTGGTAAAGGTATTGCTTATGGTAAAAAAGTTGGGGATGAGTTTGATAAGCGGAAGATATATAAAATTTTTACGCCATTGTCTGATAGTCAAAGAAAGTTATTGCTAGAGACAATTCATGAAACAGATCCTATTTTCTTTCAAATTTCACAAAAAATTGTGGATAGATTGAAACATGAAGAGAATATCGAATTAGCTGATAGTGTATATATTACTTTGACAGATCACCTTGCTACAAGTGTAGAAAGAGCGAAAAAGGGTTTGTATTTAAGTAATAAATTTATTTGGGAAGTTAAAAATTACTATCCAAAAGAATACAGATATGGTTTATGGGCTTTAAAGTTGTTAGATGCGCAATTTGATTTGAATTTTCCAGAAGATGAAGCAGGTTTTATTGCGGTACATATCATTAGTGGAGAGCTTGGGAATGATATCAGTGACTTTAGTAAATCTGTTGATTTTATAAAGTCAATTACTAAGATTGTTAGATACTATTTTCATATTGATATTGACTATCAATCCTTAAATTATAATCGTTTTGCCGTTCATTTGAAGTTCTTCTGGAAGGCAATGATGTATAAAAAAGATCAATCAAGCTTTGGAGACTTAAGTAGAGAAATTTTAAATGTAATAAAAAATAGTGATATTGAAGCTTATAAATGTGCTTTGAAGATAAAAGAGTATATTTCGGAAAAATACAATTATGAATTAAACAATGAAGAAATTATGTATTTAGCTATACATATTAACAAGATCGTACACGGAGAAGAAAAATGA
- the yaaA gene encoding peroxide stress protein YaaA, with amino-acid sequence MSDNMRIIIAPAKKMKVDQDTFLVRSKPAFLNKTQELLDFLKTRDFEQLQNLWRANNNIVRANQRNFLISKLDRNLTPAILAFSGIQYQYLAGDVLPQEGLDYLQDHLRILSGFYGILRPFDGVISYRLELKTQMTGFKDYSLYHFWGDLPYQELFNNAETVINLASLEYSRLISPYLKDGQKMITIKFLENKNGKWRQSATHAKMARGEMVRFMAKEQINDPEDLKKFSDFGYLFSAADSSKETYVFKKHL; translated from the coding sequence ATGTCAGATAATATGAGAATAATTATCGCTCCTGCTAAGAAAATGAAAGTTGATCAAGACACTTTTTTAGTTAGATCTAAGCCTGCTTTTTTAAACAAGACGCAAGAATTGTTAGATTTTTTGAAGACTAGAGATTTCGAGCAGTTACAAAATTTGTGGAGAGCAAATAATAATATTGTCCGAGCAAATCAAAGGAATTTTTTGATCAGTAAGCTTGATAGAAATCTGACTCCAGCGATTTTGGCATTTTCAGGGATTCAATATCAATATTTGGCTGGAGATGTTTTACCTCAAGAAGGATTAGATTATCTTCAAGATCATTTACGTATTTTATCGGGATTCTACGGTATTTTGAGACCATTTGATGGTGTGATTTCCTATCGCTTAGAATTAAAAACGCAAATGACAGGATTTAAAGACTATAGTTTGTATCATTTTTGGGGAGACTTACCTTATCAAGAACTATTTAATAATGCAGAAACTGTTATTAATTTAGCATCTTTAGAGTATTCACGTTTGATTTCTCCGTATTTAAAAGATGGTCAAAAAATGATCACAATTAAGTTTTTAGAGAATAAAAATGGAAAATGGCGTCAAAGTGCTACTCATGCGAAGATGGCGCGTGGAGAAATGGTGCGTTTTATGGCTAAAGAACAAATTAATGATCCAGAAGATTTGAAAAAATTTTCTGATTTTGGTTATCTATTTTCTGCAGCAGATTCTTCCAAAGAAACCTACGTCTTTAAAAAACACTTGTAA
- a CDS encoding alpha/beta hydrolase, whose translation MATITIERDGLNLVGTREEPFGEIYDMAIIFHGFTANRNTLLLKEIADELRDENIASVRFDFNGHGDSDGEFENMTVLNEIEDANAILNYVKTDPHVRNIYLVGHSQGGVVASMLAGLYPDIIKKVVLLAPAATLKTDALKGSTQGVKYNPDHIPDRLPFKDLTLGGFYLRVAQQLPIYEVSAHFTRPVCLIHGTNDTVVSPDASKKYDQVYENSTLHLVEGADHSFTDTYQRTAADLTAEFLQNSNTF comes from the coding sequence ATGGCAACAATTACAATTGAGCGCGATGGCTTGAACTTAGTTGGAACTCGTGAAGAACCTTTTGGAGAAATCTATGACATGGCAATTATTTTTCACGGTTTCACTGCTAACCGCAATACACTCCTTCTAAAAGAAATTGCTGATGAACTACGTGACGAAAATATTGCTAGTGTGCGTTTTGATTTTAACGGTCATGGTGATTCTGATGGAGAATTTGAAAACATGACTGTTCTAAATGAAATTGAAGATGCTAATGCAATTTTAAATTACGTTAAAACTGATCCACATGTACGTAATATTTATTTGGTAGGGCATTCTCAAGGTGGTGTTGTTGCTTCAATGCTTGCCGGACTCTATCCAGATATTATTAAAAAAGTAGTCCTTTTAGCTCCAGCTGCTACTTTAAAAACTGATGCTCTCAAAGGGAGTACGCAAGGCGTAAAGTATAATCCGGACCATATTCCAGATCGCTTACCATTTAAAGATCTAACATTAGGCGGTTTTTACTTACGCGTTGCGCAACAATTACCTATTTACGAAGTATCAGCTCACTTTACCAGACCAGTCTGCTTAATACACGGTACAAATGACACAGTTGTCTCCCCCGATGCCTCAAAAAAATACGATCAAGTCTATGAAAATAGTACTCTTCACTTAGTTGAAGGTGCAGACCATAGCTTTACTGATACTTATCAAAGAACTGCAGCTGATCTAACTGCAGAATTTTTACAAAATAGTAATACTTTTTAA
- a CDS encoding histidine phosphatase family protein: MDLLLVRHGVSEHNTSDVISGGTSNPNLSQAGVKQVEEVSKIIDNNKIDQVYASPLIRAKRTAQILTDFQKDIITDDRLKEMDFGSWEGQHAEELKVKYPDAFDDLGTINSKYTKYAKNGETFEQVADRVEEFLAEIQPYSNDKTIMVVCHGFVIRSLIARWFKLKIEDVMTVRNVSFTELHFEKDDIERPRLMTFNRTEPLYYGTKR, encoded by the coding sequence ATGGATTTGTTATTAGTGAGACATGGAGTTAGTGAGCACAATACTTCAGATGTAATCTCCGGCGGTACTAGTAACCCTAACTTAAGCCAAGCTGGCGTGAAACAAGTAGAAGAAGTAAGTAAAATAATTGATAATAATAAAATTGACCAAGTATATGCTAGTCCCTTAATTCGTGCTAAAAGAACGGCGCAGATTTTAACTGATTTTCAAAAAGATATTATTACTGATGATCGGCTTAAAGAAATGGATTTCGGTTCATGGGAAGGTCAACATGCGGAAGAATTGAAGGTAAAATATCCAGATGCATTTGATGATTTAGGAACCATCAATAGCAAATATACAAAATATGCTAAAAATGGCGAAACTTTTGAGCAGGTAGCTGATCGAGTTGAAGAATTTTTAGCTGAAATTCAACCATATTCTAATGACAAAACGATTATGGTTGTCTGTCATGGTTTTGTAATTAGGAGTTTAATAGCTAGATGGTTTAAACTAAAAATTGAAGATGTAATGACAGTCAGAAATGTCAGTTTTACTGAACTTCATTTTGAAAAAGATGATATTGAGCGACCACGGTTAATGACATTTAATCGGACAGAGCCTTTATATTACGGAACTAAGAGGTAA
- a CDS encoding ABC transporter permease, which yields MFLALKEIKYEKLRYGLITLMIFLISYLIFMLSSLAVGLASQNTQAVNSWQTKSVVLNDNANVSLSQSLLTKADLKDFKKTSNDSFVGLVPIVVKEKEHQTISAQFVGLKKDEYIYKDLELVSGRKARHNNEIAVDQIMWDRGYRLGDKVTLNGSDQKYKIVGFLKNAKINIAPIAYGTMATWRKLRPMAPNVEASGIISKKNLDFKAKNVKSYDKQTFINKLPGYTAQNSTFELMIGFLFVISLIIIAVFLYILTMQKMPNYAVLRAQGIPSKTLIGATLSQSLILVILGTVLAYILMLITVSVMPATVPINFAPWIMISTFAGMILMGIIGGLIPIKSILKVDPSKAV from the coding sequence ATGTTTTTAGCTTTAAAAGAAATAAAATACGAAAAATTGCGTTATGGCTTAATTACTTTGATGATTTTTTTAATTTCATATTTAATTTTTATGCTTTCATCGCTAGCAGTTGGTTTAGCTTCGCAAAATACGCAGGCAGTTAACAGTTGGCAAACAAAATCAGTTGTATTGAATGACAATGCTAATGTAAGTTTGAGTCAGTCACTTCTTACTAAGGCAGATTTGAAAGACTTTAAAAAGACCAGTAATGATAGCTTCGTTGGCTTAGTACCTATTGTGGTTAAAGAGAAGGAACATCAGACGATTTCTGCTCAATTTGTCGGTTTAAAGAAAGACGAATACATATATAAAGATTTAGAACTTGTTTCTGGTCGAAAAGCTAGACATAACAATGAAATAGCTGTTGATCAAATTATGTGGGATCGCGGTTATCGTCTGGGTGATAAAGTTACCTTAAATGGAAGTGATCAAAAGTATAAAATTGTTGGTTTCTTAAAAAATGCCAAAATTAATATCGCTCCAATTGCTTATGGTACGATGGCAACTTGGAGAAAATTACGTCCAATGGCCCCAAATGTTGAAGCTTCTGGGATTATTTCTAAAAAGAACCTAGATTTCAAAGCTAAGAATGTTAAATCTTATGACAAGCAAACTTTTATTAATAAGTTGCCCGGCTATACTGCTCAAAATTCAACTTTTGAATTAATGATTGGTTTCTTGTTCGTAATTTCATTAATTATTATTGCGGTATTTTTATATATTTTAACGATGCAAAAGATGCCAAATTATGCGGTTTTAAGAGCACAAGGAATTCCAAGCAAGACTTTAATTGGCGCAACGTTAAGTCAATCGCTTATTTTGGTGATTTTAGGTACGGTTTTAGCATATATTCTGATGCTCATTACAGTTAGCGTGATGCCGGCTACTGTGCCAATTAATTTTGCACCATGGATTATGATTTCGACTTTTGCTGGGATGATTTTAATGGGAATAATCGGTGGTTTGATTCCAATTAAATCAATTCTTAAAGTTGACCCTTCAAAGGCTGTTTAA
- a CDS encoding TetR/AcrR family transcriptional regulator has product MVSETFINLSDEKKQKIAQALLKEFSTYPLAKAQVARIVKDAGIARGAFYKYFGDLKDAYGYLYSLAMKEVHMGPPTRLKEFDPEFFYKMTVNFIDQTENSIYFDLIKLHLSQNQAFIGEDEKQKDAFLNLNSQVWAAMVLTHEAIDLALFDKKNKAKILKRYHESLCLLQRK; this is encoded by the coding sequence ATGGTTAGTGAAACATTTATAAATCTATCGGATGAAAAAAAGCAAAAAATTGCACAGGCACTCTTGAAAGAATTTAGTACTTATCCTTTAGCTAAGGCTCAAGTAGCGCGGATTGTAAAGGATGCAGGTATTGCTAGGGGAGCATTTTATAAATATTTTGGAGATTTAAAAGATGCATATGGTTATCTCTATAGTTTAGCAATGAAAGAGGTCCATATGGGACCACCAACAAGGCTAAAAGAATTTGACCCAGAATTTTTTTATAAGATGACTGTTAATTTTATTGATCAGACAGAAAATAGTATTTATTTTGATTTAATTAAATTGCACCTTAGTCAAAATCAAGCCTTTATAGGAGAAGATGAGAAGCAAAAAGATGCTTTTCTAAATTTGAACTCTCAAGTTTGGGCTGCGATGGTTTTAACTCATGAAGCAATCGATTTAGCCTTGTTTGATAAAAAGAATAAAGCAAAAATCCTTAAACGTTATCATGAAAGTTTATGTTTATTGCAAAGAAAGTAG
- a CDS encoding DUF975 family protein, with translation MKRSELKSNAKEQLRGNWFWAVGLCLVGAIMASLTSSFSVGILGGMVLYGVTYTFLTLADGKKIENIFSAMFSGFTSRKFLPTLLTSLLVNIFISLWTILLIIPGIVKGYSYSMAPYIVKDLAEAGEDIAPTEAISESRKLMDGHKGELFLLDLSFIGWAILATIPLGLGWLWLTPYYQATKANYYRQLAGDQFKKTIEA, from the coding sequence ATGAAAAGATCTGAGTTAAAATCAAATGCGAAAGAACAATTACGTGGTAATTGGTTCTGGGCAGTTGGTTTATGTTTGGTTGGCGCAATTATGGCTAGTTTGACTAGTTCCTTTAGCGTTGGAATTCTAGGCGGAATGGTTTTATATGGTGTTACCTATACGTTTTTAACCTTAGCAGATGGTAAAAAGATTGAAAATATTTTTAGCGCTATGTTTTCTGGATTTACTAGTCGTAAGTTTTTGCCAACGTTATTAACATCTTTGCTCGTTAATATTTTTATTTCTTTGTGGACAATTCTTTTAATTATCCCAGGAATTGTTAAAGGATATTCTTATTCAATGGCACCATACATTGTTAAGGATCTGGCTGAAGCCGGCGAAGATATTGCACCAACTGAAGCAATTAGTGAAAGCCGCAAATTAATGGATGGTCATAAGGGTGAGTTATTCTTATTAGATTTAAGTTTTATTGGTTGGGCAATTTTAGCTACTATTCCGTTAGGTTTAGGTTGGCTCTGGCTTACTCCTTATTATCAAGCAACTAAAGCAAATTACTACCGCCAATTAGCTGGTGATCAGTTCAAAAAGACTATTGAAGCATAA
- a CDS encoding ABC transporter ATP-binding protein, producing MSVIELKNISKSYGQGNAKVDALKDVNFEAKEGEVVLIEGPSGAGKSTFLTIAGALQKPTSGEVFIGGKDVTNYSPKQADALRLDKIGFVLQAYNLVPYLTVKEQFILVDKVKKSGNMSKDRLDNLLNELGIMQLINKYPKELSGGQQQRVAIARALYADPAIILADEPTASLDSEKVEEVGKLFKSLAKQKEKAIILVTHDLRLNKYSDKIYEMLDGRLSLKKG from the coding sequence ATGTCAGTAATTGAATTAAAAAATATCAGTAAATCATACGGCCAAGGAAATGCTAAGGTCGACGCTCTTAAAGATGTGAACTTTGAAGCTAAAGAGGGAGAAGTTGTTCTAATTGAAGGTCCTTCCGGAGCTGGTAAGAGTACTTTTTTAACGATTGCGGGAGCCCTTCAGAAACCTACTTCTGGTGAAGTTTTTATTGGTGGAAAAGATGTAACGAATTATTCGCCTAAACAAGCTGATGCCTTAAGATTAGATAAAATAGGCTTTGTACTTCAAGCTTATAATTTGGTGCCATATTTGACTGTTAAAGAGCAATTTATTTTAGTAGATAAAGTTAAAAAAAGTGGCAATATGAGTAAAGACAGATTGGATAATTTATTAAATGAATTAGGAATTATGCAATTAATAAATAAATATCCTAAAGAATTATCTGGTGGTCAGCAGCAGAGAGTTGCAATCGCAAGAGCTCTATATGCAGATCCAGCAATTATTTTAGCTGATGAGCCTACAGCTTCGTTAGATAGTGAAAAAGTTGAAGAAGTAGGAAAATTATTTAAAAGCCTAGCTAAACAAAAAGAAAAGGCAATTATTTTAGTTACCCATGATTTAAGGCTTAATAAGTATTCTGATAAAATCTATGAAATGTTAGATGGACGTTTAAGTTTGAAAAAAGGATAA
- a CDS encoding PEP phosphonomutase, with protein MVTRIISANASEILKMNGAELKQSIKASEGRTVLSENVVIEPAIDGLTTSEIAAAFGADLILLNLFDTLNPKVSGLTVDKPEDTVKKLQKLTGRPIGVNLEPVDNSAKMESTKLQISLGRTATADSIKAAEKLGFNFVCFTGNPGTGVTNKMIAKAVKTAKENFSGLIIAGKMHGAGVDEPVANEESVKAFLDAGADVILVPAVGTVPGFTSEELIKIVKMVHEHGGLVMSTIGTSQESSGAQTVHDIALQNKICGVDVQHIGDAAWGVVSPTETIFELSKTIRGMNHTISRMARSINR; from the coding sequence ATGGTTACTAGAATTATAAGTGCAAATGCCAGTGAAATTTTAAAGATGAATGGTGCAGAATTAAAACAAAGCATCAAAGCTAGTGAAGGTAGAACTGTACTAAGTGAAAATGTAGTTATTGAGCCGGCAATTGATGGCTTGACGACTTCAGAAATTGCGGCTGCTTTTGGGGCTGATTTAATCTTATTGAATTTATTCGATACTTTGAACCCTAAAGTAAGTGGATTAACAGTGGACAAGCCAGAAGATACAGTTAAGAAACTTCAAAAACTAACAGGTCGACCAATTGGAGTAAATCTAGAGCCTGTCGATAATAGTGCAAAGATGGAATCGACAAAATTACAAATTTCATTAGGTAGGACTGCAACGGCTGACTCAATAAAAGCTGCCGAAAAGCTTGGATTTAACTTTGTTTGCTTTACTGGAAATCCTGGTACAGGCGTAACTAATAAAATGATTGCTAAAGCTGTAAAAACAGCTAAGGAAAACTTTTCAGGATTGATTATTGCCGGAAAAATGCATGGAGCTGGAGTAGATGAACCAGTTGCTAATGAAGAATCAGTTAAAGCTTTTCTAGATGCAGGAGCAGACGTGATTTTAGTTCCAGCTGTTGGCACAGTTCCAGGTTTTACTAGCGAAGAATTAATCAAAATAGTAAAAATGGTTCATGAACATGGAGGATTAGTGATGAGTACAATCGGAACTAGTCAGGAAAGTTCTGGTGCTCAAACTGTTCATGATATTGCCTTACAAAATAAAATCTGCGGCGTTGACGTGCAACATATTGGTGATGCAGCCTGGGGAGTAGTTTCGCCTACTGAGACTATTTTTGAATTAAGTAAGACGATTAGAGGGATGAACCATACGATTTCTCGAATGGCACGTTCAATTAATAGATAA